A single genomic interval of Eurosta solidaginis isolate ZX-2024a chromosome 3, ASM4086904v1, whole genome shotgun sequence harbors:
- the exu gene encoding maternal protein exuperantia, whose translation MVASTNGVVNSSSSAAAAGTANGVISNGAINVAANKTLPEGKYTVVGIDIDTTGRRLIDEIVQLAAYTPIDHFEQYIMPYMNLNPAARQRHQVRVISIGFYRMLKSMQTYKIIKSKSEIAALKDFLDWLEALKAKDAASQGVILVYHEERKFIPYMILESLKKYNLLDRFLNTVKSFANGLNLAKANVNESLQHYTLRKLAKVLSATPKTNEVNNNTANGETNSNSNANNNATSDGQSPQKNKNASTQERELFDGNASVRAKLAYEVALQLSNQSQQDNKVPPVPIDSPAALDSLLSALKPYAQPIECDLNELQTQNENLERQNSFRPVFLNYFKTTLYHRVRAVKFRIILAEQGYDLQTLNAVWSEKQKDGLVEVLQVMEELKPEDKTELADLFDSYFDPAKTTIKPIVKNNNRRRNRRGVRNTKNDGSNSARPGSGEHGAGGDKQIASGGQLPDSTTKSPSPQNGDIGKPQRGKRNPRSRNNSLKTQLQSPVAATNNTTMATAAN comes from the exons ATGGTCGCTTCAACAAATGGTGTTGTCAATTCTTCGTCATCTGCAGCAGCAGCAGGTACCGCTAATGGCGTTATCTCCAATGGTGCAATTAACGTAGCTGCAAACAAAACTTTGCCTGAAGGCAAATATACTGTAGTGGGCATCGATATTGATACAACCGGACGTCGGCTCATCGATGAA ATCGTTCAGTTGGCTGCCTATACGCCAATAGATCATTTTGAACAATACATTATGCCATACATGAATTTGAATCCTGCCGCTCGCCAACGTCATCAAGTACGTGTTATTTCAATTGGATTCTATCGTATGTTGAAATCAATGCAAACCTATAAG ATTATCAAGTCCAAATCGGAAATCGCTGCCTTGAAAGATTTTCTTGATTGGCTGGAAGCGCTTAAAGCCAAAGATGCAGCATCGCAAGGTGTTATTCTAGTCTATCATGAGGAACGTAAATTCATTCCATATATGATTTTGGAATCGCTTAAAAAATATAACCTGCTAGACAGGTTTCTTAATACAGTCAAATCATTTGCAAATGGTCTCAATTTAGCTAAAGCCAATGTCAATGAATCACTACAACATTATACATTGCGTAAACTCGCTAAAGTATTGAGTGCCACTCCAAAAACAAACGAGGTTAACAATAATACAGCTAATGGTGAAACAAATAGCAACAGTAATGCAAATAACAATGCAACCAGCGACGGACAGAgtccacaaaaaaataaaaatgcttcAACACAAGAACGTGAGTTGTTCGACGGCAATGCTAGTGTACGTGCCAAATTAGCATATGAAGTAGCACTGCAGTTGAGCAACCAATCACAACAAGATAATAAGGTACCACCAGTACCCATCGATTCACCAGCTGCATTAGATAGTTTACTTAGCGCTCTAAAGCCGTATGCGCAACCGATCGAATGTGATTTGAATGAACTACAAACACAAAATGAGAATTTGGAGCGTCAAAATTCGTTCCGTCcagtatttttgaattatttcaaaaCAACATTATATCATCGTGTGCGTGCTGTTAAATTTCGCATTATACTTGCCGAACAAGGTTATGATTTACAGACCTTGAATGCTGTATGGAGTGAAAAACAAAAGGATGGTTTAGTTGAAGTATTGCAAGTTATGGAGGAATTAAAACCAGAGGATAAGACGGAGTTGGCCGATTTATTTGACAGTTACTTCGATCCAGCAAAAACGACTATTAAGCCGATTGTTAAGAATAACAATCGTCGCCGTAATAGGCGCGGAG TACGCAACACGAAGAACGACGGCAGCAATAGTGCTCGTCCAGGTAGCGGCGAGCATGGTGCAGGCGGTGATAAGCAAATCGCATCCGGTGGCCAGCTGCCCGATTCCACAACAAAATCGCCATCTCCGCAAAATGGTGACATCGGCAAGCCACAACGTGGTAAGCGTAATCCACGCTCACGCAATAACTCCTTGAAAACACAGCTACAAAGCCCTGTTGCAGCAACAAACAACACAACAATGGCAACGGCAGCCAATTAA
- the galla-1 gene encoding MIP18 family protein galla-1 isoform X2: MLSFIRRKLSDADSVSVNSTTANANVPSSGAIDHILVQKISQMSLEREAIPFGDDALLQELGYKSTTELQENIYDALRTIRDPEKPCTLEDLNVVYEDGIIVQSPTKSNASVVRIEFNPTVPHCSLATLIGLCIRVKVERSLPHNIKLDIYIKKGAHATEDESK, encoded by the exons ATGTTATCTTTTATCAGACGAAAATTATCAGACGCAGATTCGGTTAGCGTCAATAGCACAACAGCAAACGCGAATGTGCCATCGAGTGGTGCCATAGATCATATTCTCGTACAAAAAATTAGTCAGATGTCTTTGGAAAGGGAAGCCATTCCCTTTGGGGATGATGCATTACTGCAAGAGTTGGGCTACAAAAGTACAACTGAACTGCAGGAAAATATCTATG ATGCGTTGAGAACTATACGGGATCCAGAAAAACCATGCACATTAGAAGACTTGAATGTCGTTTATGAAGATGGTATAATTGTACAATCTCCAACGAAATCAAATGCTTCTGTG gTACGCATTGAGTTCAATCCCACTGTTCCACATTGCTCTTTGGCAACGCTCATCGGGTTATGCATACGCGTTAAAGTGGAACGCAGTTTACCTCATAATATAAAATTagatatttacataaaaaaaggTGCCCACGCAACAGAAGATGAAAGTAAA taa
- the galla-1 gene encoding MIP18 family protein galla-1 isoform X1 yields MLSFIRRKLSDADSVSVNSTTANANVPSSGAIDHILVQKISQMSLEREAIPFGDDALLQELGYKSTTELQENIYDALRTIRDPEKPCTLEDLNVVYEDGIIVQSPTKSNASVVRIEFNPTVPHCSLATLIGLCIRVKVERSLPHNIKLDIYIKKGAHATEDEINKQINDKERIAAAMENPSLRELVENCIKEEE; encoded by the exons ATGTTATCTTTTATCAGACGAAAATTATCAGACGCAGATTCGGTTAGCGTCAATAGCACAACAGCAAACGCGAATGTGCCATCGAGTGGTGCCATAGATCATATTCTCGTACAAAAAATTAGTCAGATGTCTTTGGAAAGGGAAGCCATTCCCTTTGGGGATGATGCATTACTGCAAGAGTTGGGCTACAAAAGTACAACTGAACTGCAGGAAAATATCTATG ATGCGTTGAGAACTATACGGGATCCAGAAAAACCATGCACATTAGAAGACTTGAATGTCGTTTATGAAGATGGTATAATTGTACAATCTCCAACGAAATCAAATGCTTCTGTG gTACGCATTGAGTTCAATCCCACTGTTCCACATTGCTCTTTGGCAACGCTCATCGGGTTATGCATACGCGTTAAAGTGGAACGCAGTTTACCTCATAATATAAAATTagatatttacataaaaaaaggTGCCCACGCAACAGAAGATGAAA taaataaacaaataaacgaCAAAGAACGCATTGCGGCAGCAATGGAGAATCCCAGCTTGCGTGAGCTTGTTGAGAATTGCATAAAAGAAGAGGaatga
- the galla-1 gene encoding MIP18 family protein galla-1 isoform X3, with amino-acid sequence MSLEREAIPFGDDALLQELGYKSTTELQENIYDALRTIRDPEKPCTLEDLNVVYEDGIIVQSPTKSNASVVRIEFNPTVPHCSLATLIGLCIRVKVERSLPHNIKLDIYIKKGAHATEDEINKQINDKERIAAAMENPSLRELVENCIKEEE; translated from the exons ATGTCTTTGGAAAGGGAAGCCATTCCCTTTGGGGATGATGCATTACTGCAAGAGTTGGGCTACAAAAGTACAACTGAACTGCAGGAAAATATCTATG ATGCGTTGAGAACTATACGGGATCCAGAAAAACCATGCACATTAGAAGACTTGAATGTCGTTTATGAAGATGGTATAATTGTACAATCTCCAACGAAATCAAATGCTTCTGTG gTACGCATTGAGTTCAATCCCACTGTTCCACATTGCTCTTTGGCAACGCTCATCGGGTTATGCATACGCGTTAAAGTGGAACGCAGTTTACCTCATAATATAAAATTagatatttacataaaaaaaggTGCCCACGCAACAGAAGATGAAA taaataaacaaataaacgaCAAAGAACGCATTGCGGCAGCAATGGAGAATCCCAGCTTGCGTGAGCTTGTTGAGAATTGCATAAAAGAAGAGGaatga